A window from Leuconostoc mesenteroides subsp. mesenteroides encodes these proteins:
- the uvrA gene encoding excinuclease ABC subunit UvrA → MAKNHIEIRGARAHNLKNIDVNIPKNQLTVVTGLSGSGKSSLAFDTLYAEGQRRYVESLSSYARQFLGQMDKPDVDSIDGLSPAISIDQKTTSNNPRSTVGTVTEINDYFRLLYARVGRPDDPEDGTKIMYTIDQMVEYTLNNLPEGTRLQVFAPIIKGKRGSHETAFDHMRKQGYIRARVDGDIIEIDSQQLNLNKNRSHDIDVMIDRIVLRGNSRSRLFDSIEAAIRLNDGQVELDVVTRDDEKTIAPLKFSDHYLGELKDFRAGRLEPRLFSFNAPLGACEFCQGLGVTREVDIDLVIPDDTKTLNGGAILPWNPISSNYYPEMLRQFAEQFDIDMDTPFNKLPKKQQDLILDGSDEKEFHFHYKNDFGGVRDVDISFEGVMNNISRRFTETNSDFTREQMTHYMTELKCKACGGYRLNKAALSVKINGKHIGEVSELPVDQELAFFNSVSLGQQDREIASPIIKEIKDRLGFLQSVGLKYLTLSRSARTLSGGESQRIRLATQIGSNLSGVLYVLDEPSIGLHQRDNDMLLESMHRMRDLGNTLVVVEHDEDTMRAADYLIDVGPGAGALGGTIVASGTPAEVEANKGSLTGQYLSGEKFIVIPAKRRKGSGNWITVKGAKENNLKNITAKIPLGKFVAVTGVSGSGKSTLVNTVLKRALKQKLNNNSEKPGAYRSIEGIDNIEQIVDIDQSPIGRTPRSNPATYTGVFDDIRDLFSQTNEAKMRGYNKGRFSFNTKGGRCENCRGDGVIKIEMNFLPDVYVACEVCGGTRYNSETLEVTYKGKNISQVLDMTASEALEFFTPIPKIAKKLQTINDVGLGYVKLGQSATTLSGGEAQRMKLASELHRRTNGKTIYILDEPTTGLHTDDIARLLEVLERLVDAGNTIVVIEHNLDVIKSADWIIDMGPEGGAGGGKILVAGTPEKVMKTAESYTGKYLKEVIERDLSRA, encoded by the coding sequence ATGGCAAAAAATCATATCGAAATACGCGGTGCTCGCGCCCATAATTTAAAAAATATTGATGTAAATATTCCTAAAAATCAACTCACAGTCGTTACTGGTTTATCTGGATCAGGTAAATCGTCATTAGCTTTTGATACCCTATATGCAGAGGGACAAAGACGCTATGTGGAAAGTTTAAGTTCTTATGCACGCCAATTTTTAGGACAAATGGATAAACCAGATGTCGATTCTATCGATGGTTTATCACCTGCTATTTCTATCGATCAAAAAACAACATCTAATAATCCACGCTCAACCGTCGGTACGGTGACCGAAATCAATGATTACTTCCGCTTATTATACGCACGTGTTGGGAGACCAGATGATCCAGAAGATGGTACAAAAATTATGTATACAATCGACCAAATGGTTGAATATACATTAAATAACCTACCTGAGGGTACAAGATTACAAGTGTTTGCGCCAATTATTAAAGGAAAACGAGGTTCACATGAAACAGCATTTGATCATATGCGCAAACAGGGGTATATCCGCGCTCGTGTAGATGGCGATATTATTGAGATTGATTCACAGCAATTGAATCTTAATAAGAACAGGTCTCATGACATTGACGTTATGATCGATCGAATTGTTTTACGTGGTAATTCTAGGTCGCGCTTATTTGACTCGATTGAAGCAGCTATTCGTTTGAATGACGGTCAAGTTGAACTCGACGTGGTAACCCGTGATGATGAAAAAACAATTGCACCGCTGAAGTTTTCTGATCATTATCTTGGAGAGTTGAAGGATTTTCGTGCAGGGCGATTAGAACCACGCTTATTCAGTTTCAATGCACCATTAGGCGCTTGTGAGTTTTGTCAGGGATTGGGTGTTACGCGCGAAGTGGATATTGATTTGGTAATTCCTGATGACACGAAAACTTTGAATGGGGGCGCTATTCTGCCATGGAATCCAATATCATCTAACTATTATCCAGAAATGTTGCGTCAATTTGCTGAGCAATTTGATATTGACATGGACACACCATTTAATAAACTTCCTAAGAAACAACAAGATTTAATCTTGGATGGTTCTGATGAAAAGGAGTTTCACTTTCATTATAAAAATGATTTTGGCGGGGTTCGTGATGTTGATATTTCTTTTGAGGGGGTAATGAATAATATTTCTCGTCGTTTCACAGAAACAAATTCAGATTTCACACGCGAGCAGATGACTCACTATATGACAGAATTAAAGTGTAAAGCCTGTGGCGGCTATCGCCTGAACAAGGCAGCACTTTCAGTCAAAATTAATGGCAAACACATTGGTGAGGTATCAGAGTTGCCAGTTGACCAAGAATTGGCATTTTTTAATAGTGTATCCTTGGGGCAACAAGATAGGGAGATTGCCTCGCCTATTATCAAGGAAATTAAGGATCGTCTTGGCTTCTTACAAAGTGTTGGTCTAAAGTATTTAACACTTTCTCGTTCAGCACGAACACTTTCTGGCGGCGAATCTCAGCGAATTCGTCTGGCTACTCAAATCGGGTCTAATTTATCAGGAGTTCTTTATGTTTTAGATGAACCTTCTATTGGGTTGCACCAGCGAGATAATGATATGTTGCTAGAGTCAATGCATCGTATGCGTGACTTAGGGAACACCTTAGTTGTTGTCGAGCATGATGAAGATACAATGCGTGCGGCGGATTATTTGATAGATGTCGGCCCTGGTGCTGGTGCTTTGGGTGGTACTATTGTGGCCAGTGGTACGCCAGCTGAAGTTGAAGCTAATAAAGGCTCATTAACAGGACAATATTTATCTGGGGAAAAATTTATTGTAATTCCTGCCAAGCGCCGAAAAGGCAGTGGCAACTGGATTACTGTGAAAGGTGCCAAAGAGAATAACTTAAAAAACATTACAGCAAAAATACCTTTAGGAAAGTTTGTCGCAGTAACTGGTGTTTCAGGTTCTGGCAAATCAACCTTAGTCAATACAGTGTTGAAGCGAGCTTTGAAGCAAAAACTAAATAACAACTCTGAAAAGCCAGGTGCGTATCGATCAATCGAAGGTATTGACAATATAGAGCAAATAGTTGATATTGATCAATCACCGATTGGACGTACACCACGTTCTAATCCTGCGACTTATACAGGTGTGTTCGATGATATTCGTGATTTGTTTTCACAAACAAATGAGGCTAAAATGCGTGGTTACAATAAAGGACGTTTTTCATTTAATACAAAAGGTGGTCGTTGTGAGAATTGTCGTGGCGATGGTGTGATCAAAATAGAAATGAATTTTTTGCCTGATGTGTATGTTGCTTGTGAAGTTTGTGGTGGTACTCGCTATAATTCAGAGACGTTGGAAGTTACATATAAAGGCAAAAATATATCACAGGTCTTAGATATGACTGCTTCAGAGGCACTTGAATTTTTCACGCCTATTCCCAAAATAGCTAAAAAACTACAAACGATTAATGATGTAGGTCTAGGTTACGTAAAACTCGGACAATCAGCAACGACTTTGTCAGGGGGTGAAGCCCAACGTATGAAATTAGCATCAGAACTTCATCGACGCACTAATGGTAAAACAATTTATATTCTAGATGAACCGACTACTGGTTTACATACTGACGATATTGCTCGTTTGCTCGAAGTGCTAGAACGATTAGTAGATGCTGGCAATACTATTGTAGTGATTGAGCACAACTTGGACGTGATTAAATCAGCTGATTGGATAATCGACATGGGGCCAGAAGGCGGTGCTGGTGGTGGAAAGATATTGGTTGCCGGCACACCAGAAAAGGTTATGAAAACGGCAGAATCTTATACTGGTAAGTATTTGAAAGAAGTTATTGAACGAGATTTGTCACGAGCTTAA
- the yvcK gene encoding uridine diphosphate-N-acetylglucosamine-binding protein YvcK, translating into MYMKPKIVIIGGGSGLPVIIKPLVKQEVDLSAIVTVADDGGSSGLLRNYINIVPPGDIRNILVAMADTDAEFLKVMQYRFDAKDDFFAKHAVGNLIIAAMTEMHGNIFDAVQYLANFMHVQGHIYPVSNEPLVLHAEFKNGDTVAGEAEITRAHQTIDHVWVTGDEPGEEPKAAPEVVEAILSADLIVYGPGSLFTSILPNVVVPEVREALQLTKAKQVYIANIMTQKGETDAYTDAQHLLALNAHIGMQAIDYVISNSEKVPDDFVDFQKWNEISNQVKLDEKAVVVQGATQISGDFLQLRDAGAFHDGQKITEELLKILEQC; encoded by the coding sequence ATTTATATGAAACCCAAAATCGTCATTATTGGTGGTGGTTCGGGTCTGCCTGTAATTATTAAGCCACTTGTGAAACAAGAAGTTGATTTATCAGCAATTGTGACAGTAGCTGATGACGGTGGATCAAGCGGACTACTACGAAACTACATTAATATAGTACCTCCTGGAGATATTAGAAATATCCTCGTAGCAATGGCAGATACGGATGCTGAATTTTTAAAGGTGATGCAGTATCGTTTTGATGCAAAAGATGATTTTTTTGCTAAGCACGCTGTGGGGAATCTAATTATCGCTGCAATGACTGAAATGCATGGTAACATTTTTGATGCAGTGCAATACTTAGCTAATTTCATGCATGTTCAAGGGCATATTTATCCTGTTTCTAACGAGCCTCTGGTATTGCATGCTGAATTTAAAAATGGTGACACAGTTGCTGGAGAAGCCGAGATAACACGTGCACATCAGACAATAGACCATGTTTGGGTAACAGGTGATGAGCCGGGCGAAGAGCCTAAGGCTGCTCCAGAAGTTGTTGAAGCAATTTTGAGCGCGGACTTAATTGTCTACGGCCCAGGAAGTCTGTTTACGTCAATTTTACCTAATGTGGTTGTTCCTGAAGTCCGAGAGGCATTACAACTTACTAAAGCTAAACAAGTTTACATTGCCAACATTATGACTCAGAAAGGCGAAACAGATGCGTATACAGATGCGCAACATCTTCTTGCTTTAAATGCACACATTGGTATGCAGGCAATTGACTATGTTATTTCAAATAGTGAAAAAGTTCCTGATGATTTTGTGGACTTTCAAAAATGGAATGAGATTTCTAATCAAGTGAAGCTTGACGAGAAAGCAGTTGTGGTTCAAGGAGCCACTCAAATTTCAGGTGATTTTTTGCAGTTACGTGATGCTGGCGCATTTCATGATGGCCAAAAAATCACTGAAGAACTATTGAAAATTTTGGAGCAATGCTAA
- the whiA gene encoding DNA-binding protein WhiA: MSYAADVKKELTGLIVHAGNAKAELAALMRMNGVSTLGLDQTIRVQTENAAIARRIYTLLKETYVEVEVEVSVTDNNHLSQHKSYGVLLKTKIDEVLDDLGIDPFGLHPEVPPRILNQVDKRRSFLRGAFLAAGSVNSPERANYHLEIYTTHEELAEQLMTMMQEFDLPSKISERGNGFIVYLKRAEKIVDFLQTIGATQSMLKFEDIRMMRDMRNSVNRLVNAETANMQKTAIAANKQVSQINLIIDTLGSLDLLPKKLRDIAKVRLEYPDETLAELGEVLDISKSGVNHRMRKLTQLATMIEQGIEYDLTKL; the protein is encoded by the coding sequence ATGTCATATGCAGCAGATGTAAAAAAAGAACTGACAGGTTTGATTGTTCATGCCGGAAATGCCAAAGCTGAATTAGCAGCTTTAATGAGAATGAATGGGGTTAGTACCCTTGGTCTTGATCAAACTATTCGGGTACAAACTGAAAACGCCGCCATTGCCCGTCGAATTTATACACTCTTAAAAGAAACGTACGTTGAAGTTGAAGTTGAAGTCAGCGTAACAGATAACAATCATTTATCACAACACAAATCTTATGGAGTATTACTAAAAACTAAGATTGATGAAGTGCTGGATGATTTAGGTATTGATCCATTTGGCCTGCATCCGGAAGTACCACCGCGTATTCTAAATCAGGTTGACAAACGACGTTCTTTTTTACGTGGTGCTTTTTTGGCTGCTGGATCAGTTAATTCACCAGAACGAGCTAATTATCATTTAGAAATTTATACGACTCACGAAGAATTGGCTGAGCAATTGATGACAATGATGCAAGAATTTGATTTACCATCAAAAATTTCTGAGCGAGGTAATGGTTTTATTGTCTATTTAAAACGTGCAGAAAAGATAGTGGACTTTCTGCAGACAATTGGTGCGACTCAATCTATGCTCAAGTTTGAGGATATTCGTATGATGCGTGATATGCGTAATTCAGTTAATCGTTTGGTCAATGCTGAAACAGCAAATATGCAAAAAACAGCAATTGCAGCAAATAAACAAGTTAGTCAGATTAATTTAATTATTGACACACTAGGCAGTCTAGATTTATTGCCCAAAAAACTTCGTGATATCGCGAAGGTGAGATTAGAATATCCTGATGAAACATTAGCAGAATTAGGTGAAGTACTAGATATTAGTAAATCAGGTGTTAATCATCGTATGCGCAAATTGACACAGTTAGCAACAATGATTGAGCAAGGAATAGAGTATGATTTAACTAAGTTATAA
- a CDS encoding ATP-dependent Clp protease proteolytic subunit: MWPGVIEQTANGRENYDLPSRLLKDRIILVQGEIEDGMATSIVAQLLFLEAQDPTKEISMYINSPGGSVTAGLSITDTMNFIKAPVTTIVMGLAASMGTIIAASGEKGHRFMLPNAEYLIHQPMGGAAGGTQQTDMAIIAEQLTKTRAKLNKILADASGKDLKTIGRDTERDNWMSAEETLEYGFIDGILTKSGEKPATK, translated from the coding sequence ATGTGGCCAGGAGTTATTGAACAGACAGCCAATGGACGTGAAAATTATGATTTACCATCACGTTTGTTAAAAGATCGTATTATTTTGGTACAGGGTGAAATTGAAGATGGTATGGCAACATCGATTGTTGCGCAATTGTTATTCTTAGAAGCCCAAGATCCAACAAAAGAAATTTCTATGTATATCAATTCACCAGGCGGATCAGTGACAGCTGGACTATCAATCACTGATACAATGAATTTCATCAAGGCGCCAGTGACAACTATTGTCATGGGGCTAGCAGCATCGATGGGAACAATCATTGCTGCATCCGGTGAAAAAGGTCATCGCTTTATGTTACCAAATGCTGAGTACCTCATTCATCAACCAATGGGTGGTGCTGCGGGCGGCACACAGCAAACTGACATGGCAATCATTGCAGAACAGTTGACAAAGACACGTGCTAAGTTAAACAAAATCTTAGCTGATGCTTCAGGTAAAGATTTGAAGACAATTGGTCGCGATACTGAACGTGATAACTGGATGAGTGCTGAAGAAACATTGGAATATGGCTTCATTGATGGTATTTTAACTAAATCAGGTGAAAAACCAGCGACAAAGTAA